The Aestuariibaculum lutulentum genome segment CGGAAGGCATAAAGTCCTTACGAATTACAGCCATGTTATCATCAATCCATGCATGTTTTACGGGTTCGTATTTCCAAAAATGTTGATGACTATCTATAATCATTTTCCTGGGTATGCGATAACGTTTTGTTTTGATACTCCTAAGCCTTCAATACCTAATTCCATAACATCGCCAGGCTTTAAATAAAGTGGAGGCGTTAAACCTAAACCAACACCGAATGGCGTTCCTGTTGAAATCACATCACCTGGTAATAACGTCATAAACTGACTGATATAACTAATCGACTCCTGAATATTGAAAATAAAATCTGAAGTAGAACTATCCTGCATCATTTCACCATTTAACTTTAGCCATAAGTGTAAGTTATTCGGATCTTTAATTTCGTCTTTAGTTGCTAAGAATGGTCCAAGCGGCGCAAACGTATCGCAACCCTTTCCTTTACACCATTGTCCTTCTTTTTCAATCTGGAAAGCACGCTCACTTATATCGTTATGCAACACATAACCAGCGATATGGTCCATAACCTCGTCTTGTGAAATATAAGAGGCTTTTTTACCAATAACCACAGCTAACTCTACTTCCCAGTCGGTTTTTTCACTGCCTTTAGGAATGATAACGTCGTCGTTAGGACCAACAATAGCTGTTGTTGATTTGAAAAACAATACAGGCTCACTTGGGATTTTCATACCTGCTTCAGCGGCGTGTTTTGCATAATTTAGTCCGATACAAACTAACTTTGAAGGGCGGCAAATTGGTGACCCCAATCTAACATCTTCTTCAACTACCTCACATTTCGACTGATTAATTTTTAACCATTCCTCTAAACGCGCTAATCCGTTAGTTTCGAAAAAGCGTTCCGTATAATCTTCAGCGAAAGCTGATACATCTATTTTTTTTCCGTCTGGTAATTGAACTCCTGGTTTTTCTTTACCAGCTTCTCCAAATCGTATTAATTTCATCTTTTATAGTTTATTAGTTTTATCCGTTTAACTTTATAAATCCACCATCTATTGGAAAATCTGTTCCTGTGATAAATGATGCTTCATCTGAACATAAAAACAGTGCTAAATCTGCAATCTCCTGAGGTTTACCCATACGACCGATTGGCTGCGTTTTTGAAAGTTTTTCAAACATTTCAGCTTCTCTTCCCGGATAATTATTTTTTAAGAAACCATCAACA includes the following:
- a CDS encoding fumarylacetoacetate hydrolase family protein, with protein sequence MKLIRFGEAGKEKPGVQLPDGKKIDVSAFAEDYTERFFETNGLARLEEWLKINQSKCEVVEEDVRLGSPICRPSKLVCIGLNYAKHAAEAGMKIPSEPVLFFKSTTAIVGPNDDVIIPKGSEKTDWEVELAVVIGKKASYISQDEVMDHIAGYVLHNDISERAFQIEKEGQWCKGKGCDTFAPLGPFLATKDEIKDPNNLHLWLKLNGEMMQDSSTSDFIFNIQESISYISQFMTLLPGDVISTGTPFGVGLGLTPPLYLKPGDVMELGIEGLGVSKQNVIAYPGK